Proteins co-encoded in one Medicago truncatula cultivar Jemalong A17 chromosome 8, MtrunA17r5.0-ANR, whole genome shotgun sequence genomic window:
- the LOC11407719 gene encoding putative disease resistance protein RGA3, which produces MAQKIKKLRKRIEGLNVDRKIFNFTNHTPEKRVMRQRVTHSFIREEKVIGRDDEKKDLIKLLLNTDIDVKGNVSWVCVADDDSEVKGFDVEGIAAKILESKTRDEMDQVQQELRTKIDGNRYLLILDDMWNEERENWLQLMTLLRDGAKGSKIVITTRSETVAKISGTSSLFSLKGLDEKQSWNLFSQLAFENRKESENPIWVSIGKEISKKCSGVPLAHKSIGSLMFSMETEKDWLNFKNKDLIKIDEQGGNKIFQLIKLSYDHLPFYLKKCFAFCSLFPKDYRIEKKKLIRLWIAQGLVHSSDESTNLEDNGDKYFLTLLHRSIFQGIVKEPLGD; this is translated from the exons ATGGCTCAGAAAATTAAGAAACTTAGGAAGCGAATTGAGGGTCTTAACGTTGATaggaaaattttcaattttactaATCACACTCCTGAGAAACGAGTTATGAGGCAGAGAGTAACTCATTCCTTCATTCGTGAGGAAAAAGTCATAGGAAGAGACGACGAAAAGAAGGATTTGATAAAGTTATTGTTGAACACTGACATCGATGTCAAAGGAAATGTTTCA tgggtgtgtGTTGCTGACGATGATTCTGAAGTGAAAGGTTTTGATGTAGAAGGTATTGCTGCTAAGATCTTAGAATCTAAGACTCGTGATGAGATGGATCAAGTGCAACAAGAACTCCGTACAAAAATTGACGGAAATAGATATTTGCTCATTTTAGATGACATGTGGAATGAGGAGCGTGAAAATTGGCTTCAGTTGATGACACTGTTGAGGGATGGAGCAAAAGGAAGTAAAATTGTCATAACTACAAGGAGCGAGACGGTGGCCAAGATAAGTGGAACATCTTCCCTCTTCTCTTTAAAGGGTCTTGATGAAAAACAATCTTGGAATTTGTTCAGTCAATTAGCTTTTGAGAATCGAAAAGAATCAGAGAATCCAATTTGGGTGTCAATTGGCAaggaaatttcaaaaaaatgttcAGGGGTACCTCTTGCTCATAAAAGTATTGGAAGTTTAATGTTTTCTATGGAAACTGAGAAGGATTGGTTGAACTTCAAGAACAAAGATCTTATCAAAATTGATGAGCAGGGTGGCAATAAAATTTTTCAACTTATCAAACTAAGTTATGATCATCTACCCTTTTATCTGAAAAAGTGCTTTGCATTTTGCTCTTTGTTTCCAAAAGACTATCGAATTGAGAAGAAAAAGTTGATTCGACTTTGGATTGCACAAGGTCTCGTTCATTCATCCGATGAAAGTACAAATTTAGAAGATAATGGTGATAAGTACTTCTTGACTTTACTTCATAGATCTATCTTTCAAGGTATAGTCAAAGAACCCCTTGGTGACTGA